Proteins co-encoded in one Stomoxys calcitrans chromosome 5, idStoCalc2.1, whole genome shotgun sequence genomic window:
- the LOC106081440 gene encoding ribulose-phosphate 3-epimerase, translating to MPVQAKIGPSILNADLSDLAAQSQRLLDNGADYLHLDVMDGHFVPNLTFGHSVVKCLRNKIKDAFFETHMMVSKPQQWIEPMADAGVNLYTFHIEPVQDDIETICRKIQESGMKVGLAIKPGTGVEAMQKYLDLADVALVMTVEPGFGGQSFMADMMPKVEWLRKNYPNLDIEVDGGVGPKTIECCAKAGANMIVSGTAVIQAPDQKEVIALLKSTVQSYNK from the exons ATGCCGGTTCAAGCTAAAATAGGCCCCTCAATTCTAAACGCTGATCTTTCCGATTTGGCCGCCCAGTCACAACGCCTACTGGATAATGGAGCAGATTATTTGCACTTGGATGTTATGGATGGCCACTTTGTTCCCAATCTTACATTTGGCCATTCCGTGGTCAAATGTTTGCGCAACAAAATAAAAGATGCCTTCTTTGAGACACACATGATGGTGTCCAAACCCCAACAATGGATTGAGCCCATGGCAGATGCCGGTGTTAATCTCTATACATTCCACATCGAGCCCGTACAAGATGACATAGAGACAATATGCCGTAAAATTCAGGAGAGTGGCATGAAAGTGGGTTTGGCCATTAAACCTGGCACTGGAGTGGAAGCCATGCAAAAATATTTGGACTTAGCTGATGTGGCTCTAGTAATGACGGTTGAACCTGGATTTGGTGGGCAATCGTTTATGGCCGATATGATGCCGAAGGTGGAGTGGTTGAGGAAAAACTATCCCAACTTGGATATTGAAGTGGATGGAGGTGTGGGCCCCAAGACCATAGAGTGTTGTGCTAAG gCTGGTGCAAATATGATTGTTTCTGGCACTGCTGTCATACAAGCACCCGATCAAAAAGAAGTTATAGCCCTTCTCAAATCTACCGTTCAAAGCTACAACAAATAA
- the LOC106081441 gene encoding LDLR chaperone boca isoform X2 — protein sequence MRYYYLVIVMALLPLTMAKKSKEKPEWAKKDIRDFSDADMERLLDQWEANEEPLEPDELPEHLRPQPQLDLSKLNTANPEELLKASKKGRTLMTFVSVDGNPTREEAETITKLWQTSLWNNHIQAERYMVDDDRAIFLFKDGAQAWEAKDYLVQQERCKGVTIENKEYPGTFVKKDEL from the exons atgcGTTATTATTACTTAGTAATAGTTATGGCATTGCTTCCTTTGACAATGGCCAAAAAATCTAAAGAGAAACCAGAGTGGGCCAAGAAAGATATACGGGATTTTTCTGATGCAGATATGGAACGACTTTTAGATCAATGGGAGGCAA ATGAGGAGCCCTTGGAACCTGATGAGTTGCCGGAACACTTGCGCCCTCAGCCTCAATTGGATCTCTCTAAATTGAATACCGCAAATCCTGAAGAACTGCTAAAAGCTTCCAAAAAGGGCCGGACCCTTATGACATTTGTATCGGTGGATGGTAATCCCACACGTGAGGAAGCTGAGACCATCACCAAGTTGTGGCAAACTAGTCTATGGAATAATCACATACAAGCCGAACGTTACATGGTGGACGATGATCGGGCCATATTCCTATTCAAAGATGGAGCCCAAGCTTGGGAGGCCAAAGATTATTTGGTGCAACAAGAACGTTGTAAGGGTGTGACAATTGAGAATAAGGAATATCCGGGAACCTTTGTCAAGAAGGATGAACTGTAG
- the LOC106081441 gene encoding LDLR chaperone boca isoform X1, with protein sequence MRYYYLVIVMALLPLTMAKKSKEKPEWAKKDIRDFSDADMERLLDQWEEDEEPLEPDELPEHLRPQPQLDLSKLNTANPEELLKASKKGRTLMTFVSVDGNPTREEAETITKLWQTSLWNNHIQAERYMVDDDRAIFLFKDGAQAWEAKDYLVQQERCKGVTIENKEYPGTFVKKDEL encoded by the exons atgcGTTATTATTACTTAGTAATAGTTATGGCATTGCTTCCTTTGACAATGGCCAAAAAATCTAAAGAGAAACCAGAGTGGGCCAAGAAAGATATACGGGATTTTTCTGATGCAGATATGGAACGACTTTTAGATCAATGGGAG GAAGATGAGGAGCCCTTGGAACCTGATGAGTTGCCGGAACACTTGCGCCCTCAGCCTCAATTGGATCTCTCTAAATTGAATACCGCAAATCCTGAAGAACTGCTAAAAGCTTCCAAAAAGGGCCGGACCCTTATGACATTTGTATCGGTGGATGGTAATCCCACACGTGAGGAAGCTGAGACCATCACCAAGTTGTGGCAAACTAGTCTATGGAATAATCACATACAAGCCGAACGTTACATGGTGGACGATGATCGGGCCATATTCCTATTCAAAGATGGAGCCCAAGCTTGGGAGGCCAAAGATTATTTGGTGCAACAAGAACGTTGTAAGGGTGTGACAATTGAGAATAAGGAATATCCGGGAACCTTTGTCAAGAAGGATGAACTGTAG